The following nucleotide sequence is from Ahniella affigens.
CGCTGGCCATCAGGAACGCGTGCTGTTCGGCATCGGCCAGTGCTTTGGCAGGATCGAGCTCATAGCGCGCACCAAACACCGACAACGGCGGCAGCGCGGTGAAGCCAGGCCGGAACCGTTGCACCGGGCCGCCCTCCTGATCGACGGCGATCAAGAAACCCGGGCCGGCTTCGGCGCGGATCTCGGCGATCAGCCGCGTGACTTGTTCGCGTGACTCGAAGTTGCGCGTAAACAGAATGACGCCGCCGACAGCCGGCGACTTCAAGAAGCCGCGCTCTTCGGGCAACAGTTCTTTGCCGGCCAGACCAATCATCAACATGACTGCAACTCCATGAGAATCGCTTCGCGATCAGGCCACATAGCAAACGCCTGCTCAGCCAAGGCGAGATTCAGATAACGCCGTTCCAAAGACACTTCCCGGCCCAACCAAGCTGGCTTTGGATAAGCGGCCTCGGCCGATTCCAGTTCGACCTCGGCAACAATCAGACCTTGATTGTCACTCAGAAATTCGTCGATCTCGAACAAGACGTCGTCGAGCGCCACTAGGTGCCGGATTTTCTCGACGCGCTTGCCAGCGAGCTCGGCCATCAGCACGTTGGCATCGGCCACCGGAATGTCGTATTCGAACTCCAGGCGCTCGATACCCGTGCTCAGCGACTTGATGTTGAGCTTGGCCGACTCGCCCTCGATGCGCACGCGCGTTGAACAGCGATCACCGCCCAGGTACGCCTGTGCCATGCGAATCGAGCGCGTGACGGCAGTGCGCCAAGCGTCGCCGATGATCAGAAACTTGCGTTCGATCTCGATACCCATGACCCAGCCTCAACGCTCGAACACGGCGATCGACTCGACATGCGCCGTCTGCGGAAACATGTCCATGACCCCCGCTTTGCTGAGCTTGAAGCCGTGATCGCGGACGAGCATGCCGGCATCGCGGGCGAGCGAACCGGGGTGGCACGATACGTAGACAATGCGCTGCACCTTCTTGGTCGGGAACCACTTGATGACGCCATCGGCACCAGCACGGGCCGGGTCGAGCAATATCTTGTCGTACTGCTGACGCGCCCATGGTGCATCGCGATGTTCCTGAATCAAATCGGCGACCGCGAACTCGGTATTGTCGAGACCATTCGAGCGTGCGTTGTCGCGGGCCCGCTGCACAAGCGGCCCATCGCCCTCGACACCGACCACGTGTGCGGCCTTGCGCGCCAGTGGCAGCGTGAAGTTGCCGAGCCCGCAGAACAGGTCGAGGATATGATCGGTGGGTTGCGGGTCCAGCAGATCGAGCGCGTGACGAATCATGCGCGCATTGATATCGCCATTGACCTGAATGAAGTCCAGTGGCTGGAACTGATAGCGGAGCGAAAATTCGGGCACGTCAAAATACAGCTGCACGTCGGTCGGCTCGAGCGCGTAAACTGAGTCGATGCCCTTCGGTTGCAAGAACACCGCCACACCTTCGCGGCGCGCGTAGTCCTTCAGTTTTTGCACATCGCCCTCGCTCAACGGGTTCAGATGCCGGAACACGAAGGCGGCGATCTGATCGGCGTTCGCAAATTCAATCTGTGGAATGCTATCGGCAGCATCCATCGTACTGACCAACTCAGCGAGCTTGGGCAGCTGCGCACCAATCCTCGGCGCCACGACGTGGCATTCCTGAATGTCAGCGACAAACTTGCCATTGAGCTCGCGGAACCCAACGAGCGCGCGCCCTTTCTTGCCGACATGGCGCACGGAGAAACGACCACGGCGGCGATACTGGAACGGATTCCCGGTCAATGCCGGCAACCAGGTTTCTGGCTCGACATGCC
It contains:
- a CDS encoding CYTH domain-containing protein, whose amino-acid sequence is MGIEIERKFLIIGDAWRTAVTRSIRMAQAYLGGDRCSTRVRIEGESAKLNIKSLSTGIERLEFEYDIPVADANVLMAELAGKRVEKIRHLVALDDVLFEIDEFLSDNQGLIVAEVELESAEAAYPKPAWLGREVSLERRYLNLALAEQAFAMWPDREAILMELQSC
- the rlmD gene encoding 23S rRNA (uracil(1939)-C(5))-methyltransferase RlmD, coding for MRQRRPSPQFAEPIELEIHDLSHEGRGVGKHQGKTVFVTGALPGETVRAKRTEAYRQYDEAHLLEVLVASPKRITPKCAHFGQCAGCVLQHLPAEDQIQAKERTLRENFARIGHVEPETWLPALTGNPFQYRRRGRFSVRHVGKKGRALVGFRELNGKFVADIQECHVVAPRIGAQLPKLAELVSTMDAADSIPQIEFANADQIAAFVFRHLNPLSEGDVQKLKDYARREGVAVFLQPKGIDSVYALEPTDVQLYFDVPEFSLRYQFQPLDFIQVNGDINARMIRHALDLLDPQPTDHILDLFCGLGNFTLPLARKAAHVVGVEGDGPLVQRARDNARSNGLDNTEFAVADLIQEHRDAPWARQQYDKILLDPARAGADGVIKWFPTKKVQRIVYVSCHPGSLARDAGMLVRDHGFKLSKAGVMDMFPQTAHVESIAVFER